The Caulifigura coniformis genome includes a region encoding these proteins:
- a CDS encoding DUF3800 domain-containing protein: MLIFLDESFRTNRNTNAEFGVLAGVAIPEDIFHEFQLEFFKVRRPFHDVVLREDQEIHGKELLGKATLKQIAIHGDSNHWRLASLLLDLAVRYRIRVFGVVCFRPSMKSFVCANEATLDTTFRYLFERIDNFMKLEFPGRTAKLIFDNREHRTHEANARAITNFFVKSAMGRGFDSLLRIPLFAVSQGHNYGLQLADLVTTAVALHYQGAREFDPFWQQIQGMVYKTTVGGWLQESIKVMRQKPEAGLT; encoded by the coding sequence ATGCTGATTTTTCTCGACGAAAGCTTTCGAACCAACCGCAATACGAATGCGGAGTTCGGAGTGCTTGCAGGGGTGGCGATCCCTGAAGACATCTTTCACGAGTTTCAACTTGAGTTCTTCAAGGTTCGACGTCCTTTCCACGACGTTGTCCTGCGAGAGGATCAGGAAATTCACGGCAAGGAACTGCTTGGAAAGGCAACGTTGAAGCAGATCGCGATTCACGGCGATTCAAATCACTGGCGACTCGCGTCACTGCTCCTCGATCTTGCAGTTCGATACCGGATTCGAGTGTTCGGCGTCGTGTGCTTTCGACCGTCGATGAAGTCGTTCGTTTGCGCGAACGAGGCGACACTTGATACGACGTTCAGGTATCTTTTCGAGCGCATCGACAATTTCATGAAGCTCGAGTTTCCGGGGCGCACCGCGAAGCTCATCTTCGACAATCGAGAACACCGCACCCACGAGGCCAACGCTCGCGCGATTACAAACTTCTTCGTTAAGAGCGCGATGGGCAGAGGATTTGACAGCCTACTGCGAATCCCGTTGTTCGCTGTTTCACAAGGTCACAACTATGGGCTGCAACTTGCTGACCTCGTCACTACCGCAGTTGCCCTCCACTATCAGGGTGCTCGGGAATTCGACCCATTCTGGCAACAGATACAGGGCATGGTCTACAAGACGACGGTTGGCGGATGGCTCCAAGAGAGCATCAAGGTGATGCGGCAAAAGCCCGAGGCGGGTTTGACCTGA
- the typA gene encoding translational GTPase TypA, protein MRRNDIRNIAIIAHVDHGKTTLVDALLKQSGQFRDSQLQGDCILDSNDLERERGITILAKNISLNYKGTKVNIIDTPGHADFGGEVERVLRMADGALMLVDAFEGPRPQTRFVMTKALEVGLQPIIVINKVDRSDARPDDVLMETLHLLEELGAENPLEIPYIYASGRAGFASHDPSAREGSIEPLLDLVVEHVPGPEANVDEPFQMMATSLMWSEFVGRITVGRVSNGKVKPGQRVNVMKNGKNVTATVETVEEFAKLGRVKTDLGTAGDIIALTGISDVDIGDTIADIEKPVALPRIKVDEPTLSMVFTINSSPFCGKSGAKFLTSRHLRERLQRELQSNVAMRIDETENKECFKVSGRGLLHISVLIETMRREGYELSVGKPEVIRKKVDGVWHEPFEVLEVDVPTESVGAVIEQVSQRRGQLTQMNAGNGSNTHLEFNIPARGLIGLKTRLLNATRGEAVMHHRFDAYKPQEGDVPHRKNGVYISQDNGRVTAFALNKLQDRAELFVAPGDEVYEGMVVGENSRENDLIVNPIREKKLTNMRASGSDENIILRPPRDMTLEIALEYIEWDEYVEVTPDAIRMRKVWLTENERKRKLRAELPA, encoded by the coding sequence ATGCGACGTAACGACATCCGCAATATTGCCATTATCGCCCACGTCGACCACGGGAAGACGACGCTCGTCGACGCCCTGCTCAAGCAGAGCGGACAGTTCCGCGATTCGCAGCTGCAGGGAGACTGCATCCTCGACTCGAACGACCTGGAGCGCGAGCGCGGGATCACGATTCTCGCGAAGAACATTTCGCTGAACTACAAGGGGACGAAGGTCAACATCATCGACACGCCCGGGCACGCCGACTTCGGCGGCGAGGTCGAGCGCGTGCTGCGGATGGCCGACGGCGCCCTGATGCTCGTGGACGCCTTTGAAGGTCCCCGGCCGCAGACGCGGTTCGTGATGACCAAGGCCCTCGAAGTCGGGCTGCAGCCGATCATCGTGATCAACAAGGTCGACCGGTCGGACGCGCGGCCTGACGACGTGCTGATGGAAACGCTGCACCTGCTCGAAGAGCTGGGCGCCGAGAACCCGCTGGAGATTCCTTATATCTATGCCAGCGGCCGCGCGGGCTTCGCTTCGCACGATCCGTCCGCCCGCGAAGGATCGATCGAGCCGCTGCTCGACCTGGTCGTCGAGCACGTTCCGGGGCCGGAAGCGAACGTCGATGAGCCGTTCCAGATGATGGCGACGTCGCTGATGTGGTCGGAGTTCGTGGGCCGGATCACCGTCGGGCGCGTGAGCAACGGCAAGGTGAAACCGGGCCAGCGCGTCAACGTGATGAAGAACGGCAAGAACGTCACGGCGACGGTCGAGACCGTGGAAGAGTTCGCCAAGCTGGGCCGGGTCAAAACCGACCTCGGGACGGCCGGCGACATCATCGCCCTGACGGGAATCTCCGATGTCGATATCGGCGACACGATCGCCGACATCGAGAAGCCGGTCGCTCTGCCGCGCATCAAGGTCGACGAACCGACGCTGTCGATGGTGTTCACCATCAACTCGTCCCCCTTCTGCGGCAAGAGCGGCGCGAAGTTCCTCACGAGCCGTCACCTTCGTGAACGTCTGCAGCGTGAGCTGCAGTCGAATGTCGCGATGCGGATCGACGAAACCGAGAACAAGGAGTGCTTCAAGGTTTCGGGCCGCGGGCTGCTGCACATCTCGGTGCTCATCGAAACGATGCGCCGCGAAGGTTACGAGCTGTCTGTCGGCAAGCCTGAAGTCATCCGCAAGAAGGTTGACGGCGTCTGGCACGAGCCGTTCGAAGTGCTGGAAGTCGACGTCCCGACCGAGTCGGTCGGCGCCGTGATCGAGCAGGTGTCTCAGCGGCGCGGTCAGCTGACGCAGATGAACGCGGGCAACGGTTCCAACACGCACCTCGAGTTCAACATTCCTGCCCGCGGGCTGATCGGCCTGAAGACGCGGCTGCTGAACGCGACGCGTGGTGAGGCCGTCATGCATCACCGGTTCGACGCCTACAAGCCCCAGGAAGGCGACGTCCCGCACCGCAAGAACGGGGTTTACATTTCGCAGGACAATGGTCGCGTCACGGCTTTCGCGCTGAACAAGCTGCAGGACCGGGCGGAACTGTTTGTCGCTCCGGGCGACGAGGTATACGAGGGGATGGTCGTCGGCGAGAACTCTCGCGAGAACGACCTGATCGTGAACCCGATCCGCGAGAAGAAGCTGACCAACATGCGGGCCTCGGGTTCGGACGAAAACATCATCCTCCGTCCGCCGCGCGACATGACCCTCGAAATCGCCCTCGAATACATCGAGTGGGACGAGTACGTGGAAGTGACGCCGGACGCCATCCGCATGCGGAAGGTGTGGCTGACGGAGAACGAGCGGAAGCGGAAGCTGCGGGCCGAACTGCCGGCGTGA
- a CDS encoding protein-L-isoaspartate(D-aspartate) O-methyltransferase, whose amino-acid sequence MTDRPESPAPGTRLRRLLVESGIRDPHVLEAIETTPRERFVDPSLRGAAYENRALAIGSRQTISQPFVVARMTELLELSGTSEEKVLEIGTGSGYQTAVLCRLTGRVITIERIPALAAAARALLTQLGASNVEYHTGDGSTGWPSSAPYDGIIVTAAAPRVPQTLYDQLKPGGRLVVPVGTEENQVMQQVVRGPDGPIVTDDFHCRFVPLIGIEAWRPKGPSQGD is encoded by the coding sequence ATGACAGATCGCCCGGAGTCTCCCGCGCCCGGTACACGCCTTCGGCGACTGCTCGTCGAAAGCGGAATCCGAGACCCCCATGTGCTCGAGGCAATTGAAACGACCCCACGGGAACGGTTTGTCGACCCCTCCCTCCGCGGCGCCGCCTATGAAAACCGGGCCCTGGCGATCGGCTCACGGCAGACCATCAGCCAACCCTTCGTGGTGGCGCGGATGACAGAATTGCTCGAACTCTCGGGGACGTCTGAGGAGAAAGTCCTGGAGATCGGAACCGGCAGCGGCTACCAGACCGCCGTGCTCTGCCGCCTCACAGGACGCGTCATCACCATCGAGAGAATCCCCGCGCTCGCGGCCGCCGCACGCGCACTCCTGACGCAACTCGGCGCCTCGAACGTCGAGTACCACACGGGGGACGGCTCCACCGGCTGGCCCTCATCCGCCCCCTACGACGGTATCATCGTGACCGCGGCCGCCCCCCGCGTTCCCCAGACGCTCTACGACCAGCTGAAGCCGGGAGGCCGGCTCGTCGTGCCGGTCGGGACAGAAGAAAACCAGGTCATGCAGCAGGTCGTGCGCGGACCCGACGGCCCCATCGTCACCGACGACTTCCATTGCCGGTTCGTCCCCCTGATCGGCATCGAAGCCTGGCGCCCCAAAGGGCCCAGCCAGGGGGATTGA
- the rpsB gene encoding 30S ribosomal protein S2 — translation MSDIVIKDILEAGVHFGHKTSRWNPKMRPYIYARRNKIHIIDLKETVRGLVRAQKYLQKVAAQGSLVLFVGTKRQAMEAVTAVGQRTGMPYVTERWLGGTLTNFRTIRSRLRRLEELERLETTGEISGFSKKRQSTLLRELEKIRRNLGGVREMNRLPEAIVVVDPTKEKNAVRECKSLGIKVVALIDTDSDPDKVDLPVPGNDDSIRSIALIMNYLGDAIAAGKATLPQKPEEAQKVEEPKAVPNVQ, via the coding sequence GTGTCGGATATTGTGATCAAGGACATTCTTGAAGCGGGCGTCCACTTCGGCCATAAGACGAGCCGATGGAATCCGAAGATGCGGCCGTACATTTACGCCCGCCGCAACAAGATCCATATCATCGATCTGAAAGAGACCGTCCGTGGTCTCGTTCGGGCTCAGAAGTACCTGCAGAAGGTCGCGGCCCAGGGCAGCCTGGTGCTGTTTGTCGGCACCAAGCGGCAGGCGATGGAAGCCGTCACCGCCGTTGGCCAGCGGACCGGCATGCCTTACGTCACCGAACGGTGGCTCGGCGGCACGCTGACGAACTTCCGGACGATTCGCAGCCGCCTGCGTCGCCTCGAAGAGCTGGAGCGCCTGGAAACGACCGGCGAAATCTCCGGGTTCTCCAAGAAGCGTCAGTCGACGCTGCTCCGCGAACTCGAAAAGATCCGCCGGAACCTCGGCGGCGTTCGCGAGATGAACCGCCTTCCGGAAGCGATCGTTGTCGTCGATCCGACCAAGGAAAAGAACGCCGTTCGCGAGTGCAAGTCGCTCGGAATCAAGGTGGTCGCCCTGATCGACACCGACTCGGATCCGGACAAGGTCGACCTGCCCGTTCCGGGCAACGACGACTCGATCCGCTCGATCGCACTGATCATGAACTACCTCGGCGACGCGATTGCTGCCGGCAAGGCCACCCTGCCGCAGAAGCCCGAGGAAGCTCAGAAGGTCGAAGAGCCGAAGGCTGTTCCGAACGTTCAGTAA
- the tsf gene encoding translation elongation factor Ts has translation MADITAAAVQALRERTKLPLMKVKAALVEAGGDAEKAIEILRSQLGKLVESRSANETKEGRIFIATKPDGSEAAMVEIQCESAPVAGSEQIVGLGKALVDRVLNGAPLSSVEALMGEKAPDGRTFKEVFEEMLLQIREKIVVSRMAKVEGPVGIYLHHDGKTGVLFQAEGDNKSAPVLKDVAMHVAALKPTVARVEDVDPAKASEEREKLTAEAKASGKPENIVGKIVDGKMKVFYRDEAGVLAEQMFAKDDSKSVSQVLAEAGLKVKAFTLWVLGG, from the coding sequence ATGGCTGATATTACCGCCGCCGCCGTCCAGGCGCTTCGCGAACGCACCAAGCTGCCGCTCATGAAGGTCAAGGCCGCTCTGGTGGAAGCCGGGGGCGATGCCGAAAAGGCAATCGAAATCCTCCGCTCCCAGCTCGGCAAACTGGTCGAGAGCCGGAGCGCCAACGAAACCAAGGAAGGCCGCATCTTCATCGCCACCAAGCCCGATGGCAGTGAAGCGGCCATGGTCGAGATCCAGTGCGAGTCGGCCCCGGTCGCCGGCAGCGAACAGATCGTCGGACTCGGCAAGGCCCTCGTCGACCGCGTCCTGAACGGCGCCCCCCTCAGCTCCGTCGAAGCCCTCATGGGCGAGAAGGCGCCGGACGGACGGACCTTCAAGGAAGTCTTCGAAGAAATGCTCCTGCAGATCCGCGAAAAGATCGTGGTCTCGCGGATGGCCAAGGTCGAAGGCCCCGTCGGCATCTACCTGCACCACGACGGAAAGACCGGTGTGCTGTTCCAGGCCGAAGGCGACAACAAGTCGGCCCCCGTCCTGAAGGATGTCGCGATGCACGTCGCGGCCCTGAAGCCCACCGTCGCCCGCGTCGAAGACGTCGACCCGGCCAAGGCCAGCGAAGAACGCGAGAAGCTGACCGCCGAAGCCAAGGCCAGCGGCAAGCCGGAAAACATCGTCGGCAAGATCGTCGACGGCAAGATGAAGGTCTTCTACCGCGACGAAGCCGGCGTCCTCGCCGAGCAGATGTTTGCCAAGGACGACTCGAAGTCCGTCAGCCAGGTGCTCGCCGAAGCCGGACTGAAGGTCAAAGCCTTCACCCTCTGGGTGCTCGGCGGCTAA
- a CDS encoding sulfatase, which translates to MIRLLALVLVATLLAAAPSVAADRPPNIVVFLADDLGAHDLGCTGSSFYETPNLDRLASQGARFTQAYAACPVCSPSRASLMTGKWPVRTGVTDYIGAPQPDKWKRNTRLLPAPYQTFLDLRETTLAEVCKSAGYATMHAGKWHLGPEANWPEHQGFDVNKGGHSAGGPYGPGKYFSPYGNPRLEDGPAGEHLPDRLARECSAFIRENKDRPFYVNFWTYDVHTPLMARKDLLAKYEAKRSRLGLEPKYGREGSRDVRLVQEHAVYAAMVDAMDDAVGQVLRTLDELKLADDTLVIFTSDNGGLSTSEGWPTSNLPLRGGKGWLYEGGIRVPLLVRWPGKTTPGSVIDTPAVTPDLFATVAAAVGKPTKSDGIDLAPVLRGELSSRPLYWHYPHYGNQGGAPGSAIRVGNLKLIAWDEGGIELFDLAADPGETSPLDDRTRMSELIEKLILWKEQVGARSPTPNPGFDPAKPTGRGTKNPTDPRG; encoded by the coding sequence ATGATCCGCCTGCTCGCGCTGGTCCTTGTCGCAACGCTGCTGGCCGCCGCACCGTCGGTCGCCGCCGACCGCCCGCCCAACATCGTCGTCTTCCTCGCCGATGACCTCGGCGCCCACGACCTCGGCTGCACCGGCAGCTCCTTCTACGAAACGCCCAACCTCGATCGTCTCGCGTCGCAGGGGGCCCGCTTCACACAGGCATACGCGGCCTGCCCGGTCTGCTCTCCTTCACGGGCCAGCCTCATGACGGGCAAGTGGCCCGTCCGAACCGGCGTCACCGACTACATCGGCGCCCCCCAGCCCGACAAATGGAAACGCAACACCCGACTCCTCCCCGCCCCGTACCAGACCTTCCTCGACCTCCGGGAAACGACCCTGGCCGAAGTCTGCAAATCTGCCGGCTATGCCACCATGCACGCCGGCAAGTGGCACCTCGGCCCGGAGGCGAACTGGCCCGAGCACCAGGGCTTCGATGTCAACAAGGGAGGCCATTCCGCCGGCGGCCCCTATGGCCCCGGCAAGTATTTCTCCCCCTACGGTAACCCGCGCCTCGAGGACGGGCCGGCCGGGGAGCATCTCCCCGATCGACTCGCCCGCGAGTGCTCCGCCTTCATCCGGGAGAACAAGGACAGGCCGTTCTACGTCAACTTCTGGACCTACGACGTCCACACGCCGCTGATGGCCCGCAAGGACCTCCTCGCGAAATACGAAGCCAAGCGCAGCCGGCTCGGACTTGAGCCGAAGTATGGCCGTGAGGGATCCCGCGACGTCCGCCTGGTGCAGGAGCACGCTGTCTACGCGGCGATGGTCGACGCCATGGACGACGCCGTCGGCCAGGTCCTCAGGACGCTCGATGAACTCAAGCTGGCGGACGACACCCTCGTCATCTTCACCAGCGACAACGGCGGCCTCTCGACCAGCGAAGGCTGGCCCACCTCCAATCTCCCGCTGCGTGGCGGCAAGGGGTGGCTCTACGAGGGTGGCATTCGCGTTCCGCTCCTCGTCCGCTGGCCCGGCAAGACCACGCCGGGATCGGTCATCGACACACCGGCCGTGACGCCCGACCTGTTCGCGACTGTCGCCGCCGCGGTCGGCAAACCGACGAAATCCGATGGCATCGACCTCGCCCCCGTCCTGCGGGGGGAGTTGTCTTCGCGCCCGCTCTACTGGCACTACCCGCATTACGGCAACCAGGGAGGCGCTCCCGGGTCGGCGATCCGCGTCGGCAACCTGAAGCTCATCGCCTGGGACGAGGGGGGCATCGAACTGTTCGATCTCGCGGCCGATCCCGGCGAGACATCGCCGCTCGACGACAGGACTCGGATGTCGGAGCTGATCGAAAAGCTCATTCTCTGGAAAGAGCAGGTCGGGGCCCGGTCGCCGACCCCCAATCCCGGCTTCGACCCGGCCAAACCGACAGGCCGCGGGACGAAGAACCCGACCGACCCCAGGGGCTGA
- a CDS encoding NADH-quinone oxidoreductase subunit I, whose amino-acid sequence MVEWFRNVWVAVSTVLGGLWITLKTWFQTYNRRTMAEVYEYPERPVPVKARYRGFHRFDLTTCIGCEKCAVACPVDCIYIDKVKSPVGKGFRIDGFTIDYTKCMFCALCVDPCPVDCIFMGSNHDLSCYSRDGCIVDYAKLPLQVGWGQSTLNPTAVAESKVLHQPVWVKGEPSPFPFAADEAH is encoded by the coding sequence ATGGTTGAGTGGTTCCGCAATGTGTGGGTCGCGGTCAGCACCGTCCTCGGTGGTTTGTGGATCACGTTGAAAACGTGGTTCCAGACATACAACCGCAGAACCATGGCCGAGGTCTACGAGTACCCGGAACGCCCGGTCCCCGTGAAGGCCCGCTATCGTGGCTTCCACCGCTTCGACCTCACCACCTGCATCGGCTGCGAGAAGTGCGCCGTCGCCTGCCCGGTCGACTGCATCTACATCGACAAGGTGAAGAGCCCCGTCGGGAAGGGCTTCCGCATCGACGGCTTCACCATCGACTACACCAAGTGCATGTTCTGCGCGCTGTGTGTCGACCCCTGTCCGGTCGACTGCATCTTCATGGGCTCCAACCACGACCTCAGCTGCTACAGCCGCGATGGCTGCATCGTCGACTACGCCAAGCTGCCGCTCCAGGTCGGCTGGGGTCAGTCAACGCTCAATCCCACGGCCGTCGCGGAATCGAAAGTCCTGCATCAGCCGGTGTGGGTCAAAGGCGAGCCCAGCCCGTTCCCGTTCGCGGCTGACGAGGCACACTGA
- a CDS encoding NADH-quinone oxidoreductase subunit A encodes MIDLNIHLLLFTAAGITLLLAPLVIGRFLRPTLPTPEKDAVYECGEPTIGSSYIQFDLRFYVVALLFIIFDVEVAFFFPWAVVFGGARQLADPRLTTSTREALTDRLLDLPAGTTTADTAMSAQDALRMSTIGMFDIFVFFGVLLVGFAYVWKRGDLDWVRSMVNQARTAKGLPERNAA; translated from the coding sequence ATGATTGATCTGAATATCCATCTGTTGCTGTTCACCGCGGCCGGCATCACGCTCCTTCTGGCGCCGCTGGTCATCGGTCGATTCCTCCGGCCGACCCTGCCCACGCCCGAGAAGGACGCCGTCTACGAATGCGGCGAGCCGACGATCGGGTCGAGCTATATCCAGTTCGACCTGCGGTTCTACGTCGTGGCCCTGCTGTTCATCATCTTCGACGTGGAAGTCGCCTTCTTCTTCCCCTGGGCCGTCGTCTTCGGCGGTGCGCGTCAGCTCGCCGATCCCCGACTGACAACCTCCACGCGAGAAGCCCTCACCGACCGGCTGCTCGACCTGCCGGCCGGAACGACGACCGCCGACACCGCAATGTCGGCTCAGGACGCCCTGCGGATGTCGACGATCGGGATGTTCGACATCTTCGTCTTCTTCGGCGTGCTGCTCGTCGGCTTCGCCTATGTCTGGAAGCGCGGCGACCTCGACTGGGTCCGCTCGATGGTGAACCAGGCACGCACCGCGAAGGGGCTGCCCGAACGGAACGCGGCCTGA
- a CDS encoding serine/threonine-protein kinase, whose amino-acid sequence MSVLRNKPESETSGTAYTFLKPMPSLRPAQAEPAAPPTNRPDVGAMLFPARDAVRVPVAGVALGPYVIEEEIGRGGMGAVFRALDSRLDRIVALKVLGPDLSRDRSSFTRFQNEARAAARLDHESIARVHDVGHDHGLYYIAFEFVPGRNLREALADHGGSLSPDEAVGYTLQIADALRHTAAVDVVHRDIKPSNIILSPTGRAKLVDWGLARQNSVEVSQDLTQTGTTLGTFDYISPEQAVDPRSVDVRSDIYSLGCTLFHMLTGEPPYPRGSMFQKVVNHHRSEPPDASSRNSAVPPELSDVVRRMMAADPAARYATPDELVADLLSVTTEIGLRPTSPVSGVWSTSYGAPPRERIRAGWGWMGAFVALMVLVWSVDRSSRTTPPERLDPPAPAIVDSVPSETPLVAPAEPDPATTNRRPSGGIVRGVAEAPREFAIPRNAPAISAAPGGIDFSTLNPSDLVDSVKSFLQPGQPSTDTEPRRIEAPSQNFVLQSVNDRSTQRFSSLEAAILAAADDDVIELDFDGPSGEVVRPIRIGRRLTIRAAPRRRPQLDIGLTKDEAFWSSVPAPKIFTVAGGSLFMADVDLVLAVPGRTPARWSVFSLALGGRVSLRGVSVTIQNGNRQPVAVFDAVTRSAPAIGRAMTDVMADRPLEITVESSVVRGAADLIWQDSTDVVDVRIAQSALALNGALFRQSSGSSPSAMATSRGPNELLLEHVTAVLERSLALIELGDRETARPLQIDCRSSIVKITDASQPLISISGQGDVNDYIDSLSWNGRYNWFDVAGPAVDIATPGVAGPSLTTWKFDEWFSRWMARGASQVEQRTTGELFANGAAWEQPEFTRAEMADFTLDPSGQNSALKGAEDGGAAGIDLEQRTLPQSLPELPRSDSAARPTPRSRFAAELVPVRPAVDESRR is encoded by the coding sequence ATGAGTGTCCTTCGCAACAAACCGGAATCCGAGACCTCGGGAACGGCCTACACGTTCCTGAAGCCGATGCCGTCGCTGCGTCCGGCGCAGGCCGAACCGGCTGCTCCGCCGACAAACCGCCCCGATGTGGGGGCGATGCTGTTCCCGGCGCGTGATGCTGTCCGCGTGCCGGTCGCGGGCGTGGCGCTCGGGCCGTATGTGATCGAAGAGGAGATCGGCCGCGGCGGAATGGGGGCCGTCTTTCGGGCGCTCGACTCGCGGCTGGACCGGATCGTCGCCCTCAAGGTGCTCGGGCCCGACCTGTCGCGCGACCGATCGTCATTCACCCGATTTCAGAATGAAGCCCGCGCGGCGGCGCGGCTCGATCACGAGTCGATCGCCCGCGTGCACGATGTGGGCCATGACCACGGCCTGTATTACATCGCCTTCGAATTCGTCCCGGGTCGAAACCTTCGGGAAGCGCTCGCAGATCATGGCGGATCGCTCTCGCCGGATGAAGCGGTCGGCTACACGCTGCAGATCGCGGATGCCCTTCGGCACACCGCGGCCGTCGACGTCGTCCACCGCGACATCAAGCCATCCAACATCATTCTCTCTCCGACGGGCCGGGCGAAGCTCGTCGACTGGGGACTCGCGCGGCAGAACAGCGTTGAAGTCTCTCAGGATTTGACGCAGACCGGCACGACGCTCGGGACGTTCGACTACATCTCGCCAGAGCAGGCGGTCGACCCGCGGAGTGTGGACGTTCGCAGTGACATCTATTCGCTCGGCTGCACGCTGTTCCACATGCTGACCGGCGAGCCTCCCTATCCGCGGGGGTCGATGTTTCAGAAGGTGGTGAATCACCATCGCTCCGAGCCGCCGGACGCCTCATCGCGCAATTCCGCGGTGCCGCCGGAGCTTTCGGACGTGGTGCGGCGGATGATGGCGGCCGATCCGGCAGCCCGATACGCCACACCCGATGAACTGGTCGCCGACCTGCTGTCGGTCACGACGGAAATCGGCCTGAGGCCGACGTCGCCGGTCTCCGGAGTGTGGTCGACCTCTTACGGCGCGCCGCCGCGAGAACGAATCCGGGCGGGATGGGGCTGGATGGGCGCATTCGTCGCGCTGATGGTGCTGGTGTGGTCGGTCGATCGCTCGAGCCGCACGACTCCCCCCGAGCGTCTCGATCCTCCTGCTCCCGCGATCGTCGACAGTGTCCCCTCAGAGACGCCTCTGGTGGCGCCTGCCGAGCCTGATCCGGCGACGACCAATCGTCGGCCCTCAGGCGGCATCGTCAGGGGAGTCGCTGAAGCGCCCCGCGAGTTCGCGATCCCGCGCAACGCCCCCGCGATTTCCGCCGCGCCGGGAGGGATCGATTTTTCGACACTGAACCCGTCGGATCTCGTCGACTCTGTGAAATCGTTCCTGCAGCCGGGTCAGCCTTCGACGGACACCGAACCGCGCCGCATCGAAGCTCCGTCGCAGAACTTCGTGCTGCAGTCGGTCAACGATCGTTCTACGCAGCGTTTCTCATCGCTCGAGGCGGCCATCCTGGCGGCGGCCGATGACGACGTGATCGAACTCGATTTCGACGGCCCGTCCGGCGAAGTCGTGCGGCCCATTCGAATTGGAAGGAGGCTGACGATTCGGGCCGCGCCCCGACGCAGGCCGCAACTCGACATCGGGCTGACGAAAGACGAAGCCTTCTGGAGCTCGGTTCCCGCGCCGAAGATCTTCACCGTGGCGGGCGGTTCGCTGTTCATGGCGGACGTGGATCTCGTTCTGGCTGTGCCGGGGAGAACTCCGGCGCGGTGGTCGGTGTTTTCGCTGGCGCTCGGAGGGCGGGTCTCACTCCGCGGCGTGAGCGTGACGATCCAGAACGGGAACCGGCAGCCTGTCGCGGTGTTTGACGCTGTGACCCGTTCCGCTCCGGCGATCGGCCGGGCGATGACCGATGTGATGGCCGATCGGCCGCTGGAGATCACAGTGGAATCGTCGGTGGTGCGGGGCGCAGCCGACCTCATCTGGCAGGATTCGACGGATGTGGTCGATGTCCGGATCGCGCAATCGGCGCTTGCACTCAATGGCGCGTTGTTCCGACAGTCCTCCGGAAGCAGCCCGAGTGCGATGGCGACCAGCCGCGGGCCGAACGAACTGCTCCTCGAGCATGTGACGGCGGTGCTGGAACGGTCGCTGGCGCTGATTGAACTGGGAGACCGTGAAACGGCGCGGCCGCTGCAGATCGACTGCCGCAGCTCGATCGTGAAGATCACTGACGCCAGCCAGCCGCTCATCTCGATCAGCGGCCAGGGCGATGTGAACGACTACATTGACTCGTTGAGCTGGAACGGCCGGTACAACTGGTTTGACGTGGCGGGGCCGGCTGTCGACATCGCTACGCCGGGTGTGGCGGGACCGTCGCTGACGACGTGGAAGTTCGACGAATGGTTCAGCCGGTGGATGGCTCGCGGAGCGAGCCAGGTGGAGCAGCGGACGACCGGCGAACTGTTCGCGAACGGTGCGGCCTGGGAGCAGCCTGAGTTCACGCGAGCCGAAATGGCCGACTTCACGCTCGATCCCTCGGGCCAGAACTCGGCGCTGAAGGGTGCGGAAGACGGCGGCGCCGCGGGGATCGACCTGGAACAGCGGACGCTGCCGCAGTCGCTCCCGGAATTGCCGCGGTCCGATTCCGCAGCCCGACCGACTCCGCGCAGCCGGTTTGCGGCGGAACTCGTTCCCGTCCGCCCCGCGGTGGACGAATCGCGTCGCTGA